Proteins from one Oscillatoria nigro-viridis PCC 7112 genomic window:
- a CDS encoding hybrid sensor histidine kinase/response regulator has product MNYEPTPVLKGNILIVDDIPANLQLLAQILSQQGYKTRTAPDGKLALRSIELTPPDLILLDIMMPGMDGYKVCQALKASTTTKDIPIIFISALNEVLDKVKAFEVGGVDYITKPFHEQEVLARVSNQLVQRQLFQQTQSYAQQLEQTVTELKKTQAQLIQKEKMASLGQLAAGIAHEINNPVSFIYGNIALAADYARDLLRLLELYRHYYPHPVAEIIGELNEIQPEFIAEDYPKLLNSMREGASRITEIVMSLRKFTRLGEQKYKPVDIHESIDNTLVILQHRLKGTNKAGEIEVIKHYSQLPRVTCYASELNQVFMNLLSNAIDALETQPSPRKITISTSLSCESESALHNQDSKLATHNSKSVVIHIADNGCGMSEEVRHQIFDPFFTTKPVGRGIGLGLAISHDIVVEKHRGQISCISAPGRGTKLIVQIPISVKF; this is encoded by the coding sequence ATGAATTACGAACCAACTCCCGTCTTAAAAGGGAATATTTTAATTGTTGATGATATTCCGGCTAATTTGCAACTTTTAGCTCAAATACTCTCGCAGCAAGGGTACAAAACACGCACCGCACCCGACGGCAAACTAGCGCTGCGGTCGATCGAATTAACTCCTCCTGACTTGATTTTGCTCGACATCATGATGCCCGGTATGGACGGCTACAAAGTCTGCCAAGCCTTGAAAGCTTCTACCACAACCAAGGACATTCCAATTATTTTTATCAGCGCTTTGAATGAAGTATTAGATAAAGTCAAAGCCTTTGAAGTTGGCGGTGTCGATTATATCACAAAACCGTTTCACGAACAAGAAGTTCTCGCCCGCGTCTCAAATCAACTCGTGCAGCGCCAGTTGTTCCAGCAAACACAATCCTACGCCCAGCAACTCGAACAAACCGTAACTGAACTCAAGAAAACTCAAGCTCAGTTAATACAGAAGGAAAAAATGGCTTCTTTAGGTCAGCTAGCGGCAGGAATTGCTCACGAAATCAACAATCCCGTCAGCTTTATCTACGGTAATATTGCTCTAGCGGCGGACTATGCACGAGATTTGCTTCGCCTCCTCGAATTGTACCGACATTACTACCCCCACCCCGTTGCAGAAATTATCGGCGAATTGAACGAGATTCAACCCGAATTCATCGCAGAGGATTATCCAAAACTGCTGAATTCGATGAGAGAGGGTGCTTCTCGGATTACCGAAATTGTGATGTCTTTGCGGAAATTCACCCGCCTTGGCGAACAAAAGTACAAGCCAGTGGATATTCATGAAAGCATTGACAATACTTTGGTTATTTTGCAGCACCGGCTGAAGGGAACAAACAAAGCTGGTGAGATAGAGGTCATTAAACACTACAGCCAACTCCCAAGAGTCACCTGTTACGCCAGTGAATTAAATCAGGTGTTCATGAACCTGCTAAGTAATGCTATTGATGCCCTGGAAACTCAACCGTCTCCCCGAAAAATTACCATCAGCACTTCACTAAGTTGTGAGTCAGAATCGGCACTGCACAATCAAGATTCAAAATTAGCCACTCACAACTCTAAATCCGTTGTTATTCACATTGCCGATAACGGTTGTGGGATGAGCGAGGAAGTGCGCCACCAGATATTTGACCCCTTTTTTACTACGAAGCCTGTCGGGCGCGGTATTGGATTAGGGTTGGCAATCAGTCACGATATTGTAGTGGAAAAACATCGAGGTCAAATCAGTTGTATTTCTGCTCCGGGCCGAGGAACCAAGTTAATTGTGCAGATTCCGATATCTGTTAAATTTTAA
- a CDS encoding GIY-YIG nuclease family protein, whose product MTEDIQSLASLEFIPYIDSEGKLPDFVQGKIGVYAIFDSEKVLQFVGYSRDIYLSLKQHLVRQTQYCYWLKVQTIDKPSRTILESIRSSWIAENGSQPQGNGVDAAKWNDPIDTKTVMTAEETANYEGIFADEIAKDKLLKNVARRVENEIFALLKARGVTEEIRFNPKLKTSGLLDLK is encoded by the coding sequence ATGACAGAAGACATTCAATCTCTCGCCAGCTTAGAATTCATTCCATACATAGACTCCGAGGGTAAATTGCCCGATTTTGTCCAGGGGAAAATCGGCGTTTACGCGATTTTTGACAGCGAGAAAGTCCTGCAATTTGTCGGCTATTCTCGCGACATTTACCTCAGTCTCAAACAGCATTTGGTACGCCAAACCCAATATTGCTACTGGCTGAAAGTCCAAACTATTGACAAGCCCAGCCGCACTATTTTAGAAAGCATCCGATCCAGTTGGATTGCCGAAAACGGTTCCCAACCCCAAGGCAACGGTGTCGATGCTGCCAAGTGGAACGATCCCATCGACACCAAAACTGTAATGACTGCCGAAGAAACGGCAAATTATGAAGGCATCTTCGCCGATGAAATTGCCAAAGATAAATTGTTAAAAAATGTCGCGCGGCGCGTGGAAAATGAAATTTTCGCGCTGCTGAAAGCTCGCGGCGTAACTGAAGAAATCCGGTTTAATCCCAAGCTGAAAACTAGCGGATTGCTGGATTTAAAGTAA
- a CDS encoding ATP-binding protein — MPIYHFNRLTANFFSKLPLRTVLIVPFVLQTVSVVGLVGYLSLKSGQESVEDVAHQLIEQVGERISDRLTDNGPSAINTFLARLHLSASGQTFIIDRSGNLIATSTLETPLATQAKNQPTPLLATNSKDARTRDIARQLANRFGNFRALQTTEKLTLAGNRDRQFVRVTPHRDVRGLDWLIVVVVSESDFTARIQANTRNTLWLLTGTLPLAIAIGLLTSRWVTKPIMHLNTAAKNVAKGKWDRALEIRRWDEVGDLANSFNFMAAQLQQAFADQKSLNEALAQSESQLKQFLEAIPAGVSIHDASGKVVYFNQTAKHWLAVETIPDSTLEEAVEVYQIYRQNQLYPTEELPAFRALRGETVFLEDVELHRDGKFIPFEVRATPIFDEGGNIIYAINAFYNIAQRKQAEKILTDYNRTLESEVVERTGALARTNELLQYEIAERKLLEQKLYTSTEQIVKIFDSIADIVLIFECEEKTIQLIPTKGIFQYNHQTNQIDSIIEQFFREASEEIYFAQVRQALETQQTISFDYSLPINNQEVWFAAKISPLSDSSAVWVARDISARQLAESRLLEAQKIARIGSWEHDIATATTTWSEELYRIYEVDPTQKPLPNEQLIERFHPEDRSRYLTMVRDLAMSGQSFEIDLRLIRRDSSLSYIEVRGKPVYDEKGQLLRLLGTVLDISDRKQAESALRESAQGEQAIARSIDRIRQSLDIDTIFKTTTSELRQTLKCDRVGIYRFNPDWSGEFVAESMAPGWISLMQKPDDFKVPNTLVEDSRCTVKTMQASGEPVFDTYLHRNQGGMYARGVPYRIIEDIYTAGLSPCYLELLKQFQARAYVIFPIFCGSQLWGLLASYQNSAPRTWREAEINIGLQISTQLGVALQQAQLLEATQQQAVQLQQAAWAAEAANLAKSTFLANMSHELRTPLNAILGFSQLMQRSTNLTREQQENIRIINRSGEHLLALINQILDLAKIETGRITLNPTDFKLSSLLNEVEEMFQLQAREQQLQLIFDCSSDIPEYVQTDQLKLRQVLINLLSNAIKFTNEGGIAVRVRAVREGENQQLPIINYQLYFEIEDTGAGIAADELDKLFQAFVQTTTGTKSQQGTGLGLAISQQFVKLMGGVITVRSEVGGGTTFAFDIPVSAVDAPATQPVQPPRRVMGLERNQPRYRILIVDDRSDNRQLLIELLAAFNFELQEASNGIEAIEMWSSFEPHLIFMDMWMPVMDGHEATKRIKATVKGQATAIIAVSAGNAEEAQTVTVSDDCDDFIHKPFRDTEIFATLHKHLGVRYIYGELESVPESTQIEAPTPETLAALPADWLAALEKATIECDLELILIQIEQIRDRNDALASALTVLANEFQFNQILALIHPETK; from the coding sequence ATGCCCATTTATCACTTCAACCGCCTAACCGCCAATTTTTTTAGCAAGCTTCCCCTGCGAACAGTTCTGATTGTTCCGTTTGTTTTGCAAACGGTAAGTGTAGTTGGGCTAGTGGGCTATCTTTCTTTGAAAAGCGGTCAGGAATCAGTCGAGGATGTAGCGCATCAGTTAATCGAACAAGTAGGAGAACGGATTAGCGATCGCCTCACCGATAATGGGCCCTCGGCAATCAATACCTTTCTGGCTAGGCTGCACTTATCGGCGTCAGGACAAACTTTTATTATTGATCGATCGGGCAATCTGATTGCCACATCCACACTAGAAACACCCTTGGCAACGCAAGCAAAAAACCAACCGACGCCATTGCTAGCCACCAACAGCAAAGATGCCCGAACGCGAGATATTGCTCGACAACTCGCCAACCGATTTGGCAACTTCCGCGCGCTGCAAACAACCGAGAAATTGACCCTGGCGGGCAACCGCGATAGGCAGTTTGTCCGCGTCACTCCCCATCGAGATGTCCGCGGTTTGGATTGGTTGATTGTGGTGGTGGTGTCAGAGTCTGATTTCACGGCTCGCATTCAAGCAAATACGCGCAACACATTGTGGTTGTTGACCGGTACGCTGCCGCTGGCGATCGCGATCGGATTGTTGACTTCCCGTTGGGTAACAAAACCAATTATGCACTTGAATACCGCCGCCAAAAATGTTGCCAAAGGAAAATGGGATCGAGCTTTAGAAATTAGGCGCTGGGATGAAGTCGGAGATCTCGCCAATTCCTTCAATTTTATGGCAGCGCAACTGCAACAGGCTTTTGCAGACCAAAAATCTTTAAATGAAGCTTTAGCGCAGAGCGAGAGCCAACTCAAGCAATTTCTCGAAGCCATACCTGCGGGAGTATCTATCCACGATGCCTCGGGTAAAGTCGTGTACTTCAACCAAACTGCCAAGCATTGGCTCGCCGTAGAAACTATTCCCGATTCGACTTTAGAAGAAGCAGTAGAAGTTTATCAAATCTACCGCCAAAACCAGCTTTATCCCACTGAAGAACTGCCCGCATTCCGAGCACTGCGCGGCGAAACAGTATTCCTTGAAGATGTAGAACTGCATCGAGATGGGAAATTTATTCCTTTTGAGGTGCGCGCCACACCAATTTTCGACGAAGGTGGAAACATTATTTATGCCATCAATGCTTTTTATAACATCGCACAGCGCAAACAAGCTGAAAAAATATTAACTGACTACAATCGCACTTTAGAATCCGAAGTGGTCGAACGTACCGGCGCCTTAGCTCGTACTAACGAACTATTACAATATGAAATTGCCGAACGCAAATTGCTCGAACAAAAACTTTACACTTCTACCGAGCAAATTGTAAAAATATTTGATTCTATCGCAGATATTGTATTGATTTTTGAGTGCGAAGAAAAAACAATTCAACTTATACCCACCAAGGGAATTTTTCAATACAACCATCAGACGAATCAGATCGACTCCATCATCGAACAATTTTTTCGTGAGGCAAGCGAGGAGATTTATTTTGCTCAAGTTAGACAGGCATTGGAAACCCAACAAACTATAAGTTTTGATTACAGTCTGCCGATTAATAACCAAGAAGTTTGGTTTGCTGCTAAAATTTCGCCGCTGTCCGATAGCTCCGCTGTTTGGGTAGCGCGCGACATTAGCGCTCGCCAGTTGGCGGAATCCCGACTGCTGGAAGCCCAAAAAATTGCCCGTATTGGCAGTTGGGAACACGATATTGCCACAGCAACAACTACTTGGAGTGAAGAACTCTATCGCATTTATGAGGTCGATCCGACTCAAAAACCGCTGCCAAACGAACAATTAATCGAGCGTTTTCATCCAGAAGATCGATCGCGCTATCTGACAATGGTGCGCGATCTAGCTATGTCGGGGCAAAGCTTTGAAATCGATCTGCGGCTGATCCGAAGAGATAGCTCGCTCAGTTACATTGAAGTCCGAGGGAAACCTGTTTATGATGAAAAAGGGCAGTTGCTCCGTTTGTTAGGCACTGTTTTGGATATTAGCGATCGCAAACAAGCCGAGTCAGCTTTGCGAGAAAGCGCCCAGGGAGAACAAGCCATCGCCCGATCGATCGATCGCATCCGCCAATCCTTAGATATTGACACAATATTCAAAACCACAACCTCTGAACTGCGACAAACCCTAAAATGCGATCGTGTCGGTATCTATCGCTTTAATCCTGATTGGAGCGGGGAATTTGTTGCCGAATCAATGGCTCCGGGCTGGATATCTCTGATGCAAAAACCCGACGATTTTAAGGTGCCAAACACTCTCGTCGAAGACTCTCGCTGTACCGTGAAAACTATGCAAGCCTCCGGTGAACCAGTGTTCGATACCTATCTACACAGAAATCAAGGCGGTATGTATGCTAGAGGCGTTCCTTACCGCATAATTGAAGACATATACACCGCTGGGTTGAGTCCTTGTTATCTAGAACTTTTAAAACAATTTCAAGCTAGAGCCTACGTTATTTTCCCCATATTTTGCGGCAGTCAACTTTGGGGTTTGCTCGCCAGCTATCAAAATTCTGCACCCCGCACTTGGCGCGAAGCAGAAATCAATATTGGGCTGCAAATTAGCACTCAACTGGGAGTCGCCTTACAACAAGCTCAATTGCTCGAAGCCACTCAACAGCAAGCAGTACAGCTTCAACAAGCCGCGTGGGCCGCCGAAGCCGCCAACCTTGCCAAAAGCACTTTCCTGGCAAATATGAGCCACGAACTCCGCACCCCGCTAAACGCAATTCTGGGATTCTCTCAATTGATGCAGCGCTCTACCAACCTCACTCGCGAACAACAGGAAAATATCCGCATCATCAACCGCAGCGGAGAACACTTGCTAGCTCTGATCAATCAAATATTAGATTTAGCCAAAATAGAGACCGGACGCATTACCCTTAACCCAACAGACTTTAAATTAAGCAGCCTGCTGAACGAGGTGGAAGAGATGTTTCAACTCCAGGCACGGGAGCAACAATTGCAGTTAATATTTGACTGCTCTAGCGATATTCCCGAATACGTGCAAACCGATCAACTTAAGTTGCGCCAAGTTTTAATTAATCTGCTTTCTAACGCCATTAAGTTTACAAATGAGGGAGGTATTGCGGTAAGAGTAAGGGCGGTGAGGGAGGGTGAAAATCAGCAATTACCCATCATTAATTACCAATTATATTTTGAAATAGAAGACACGGGTGCCGGCATAGCTGCTGATGAGTTAGATAAGCTTTTTCAAGCCTTTGTGCAAACCACAACAGGAACAAAATCTCAGCAAGGAACAGGCTTGGGGCTGGCTATCAGCCAACAGTTTGTCAAGCTGATGGGCGGCGTGATTACTGTACGCAGTGAAGTAGGAGGCGGCACCACCTTCGCGTTTGATATCCCCGTCAGCGCCGTTGATGCCCCCGCGACTCAACCCGTACAGCCACCGCGTCGGGTGATGGGGCTCGAACGCAATCAGCCGCGCTATCGTATTTTGATTGTGGACGATCGATCGGACAACCGCCAACTCCTGATCGAACTCCTCGCTGCCTTTAACTTTGAACTCCAAGAAGCCAGCAACGGCATAGAAGCTATTGAAATGTGGTCGAGTTTTGAGCCACACTTAATTTTTATGGATATGTGGATGCCCGTGATGGATGGACATGAAGCAACCAAACGCATTAAAGCCACCGTTAAAGGTCAAGCTACCGCAATTATTGCCGTGAGTGCCGGTAACGCCGAGGAAGCGCAAACCGTTACTGTCTCAGATGATTGCGATGACTTTATCCACAAACCCTTTCGAGATACAGAAATTTTTGCCACCCTGCACAAACATCTGGGAGTGCGTTACATTTACGGTGAATTGGAGAGTGTTCCCGAGTCAACTCAAATCGAGGCTCCGACTCCAGAGACTCTGGCAGCTTTACCCGCAGATTGGCTGGCAGCTTTAGAGAAAGCCACAATTGAGTGCGATTTAGAGTTAATTCTGATTCAAATTGAGCAAATTCGCGATCGCAATGACGCTTTAGCTAGCGCTCTAACTGTATTGGCTAACGAGTTTCAGTTCAATCAAATACTAGCTCTCATCCATCCCGAAACCAAGTAG
- a CDS encoding sulfite exporter TauE/SafE family protein: MTISELLMLGAAGIFAGILAGLLGIGGGTVLVPLLVALNYAPVQAVATSGLSIVITAISGSIQNWRMGYLSLSQVAGIGFPAVITAQIGAYLAGIFPPYLLLLTFGLLLWLNIYLIEVRKHLTAKQKAELEPGELGGQAGQEENAQLPITNHELPNNSNIIFHPTFAKIATGSAAGLLAGLFGVGGGVIMVPLQILLLGESIKTAIQTSLGVIVITAISATAGHAARGNVLWVVGLILGGGGLLGAQVSTRFLPRLPDRIVSLAFRSFLAVLSIYVFWQAWQKFSNG; this comes from the coding sequence ATGACTATCAGTGAATTATTGATGTTGGGTGCGGCGGGAATTTTTGCCGGAATTCTAGCTGGATTGTTGGGTATCGGTGGCGGTACGGTGCTCGTGCCTTTGTTGGTGGCTCTCAATTACGCTCCGGTGCAAGCGGTTGCTACTAGCGGTTTGTCGATCGTCATTACAGCTATTTCTGGCAGCATCCAGAATTGGCGCATGGGCTACCTCAGCTTGAGCCAAGTCGCAGGCATCGGATTTCCCGCCGTCATCACAGCACAAATCGGTGCTTATTTGGCGGGGATATTTCCGCCTTACTTGCTGTTACTTACTTTTGGGCTGTTGCTGTGGCTGAATATTTATTTGATTGAAGTTCGCAAGCACCTGACAGCTAAGCAGAAAGCGGAACTAGAACCAGGGGAACTGGGAGGACAAGCGGGACAAGAAGAAAATGCTCAATTACCAATTACCAATCACGAATTACCCAATAATTCAAATATTATATTCCATCCAACTTTTGCTAAAATTGCTACCGGCAGTGCCGCGGGTTTATTAGCGGGTTTGTTCGGCGTAGGCGGCGGCGTGATTATGGTTCCCCTGCAAATTTTGCTGTTAGGAGAAAGCATTAAAACTGCGATTCAAACCAGCTTGGGCGTCATCGTCATCACGGCAATTTCGGCGACGGCGGGACACGCGGCGCGCGGGAATGTTTTGTGGGTTGTGGGGTTAATTCTTGGCGGCGGCGGTTTGTTGGGCGCGCAGGTGAGCACGCGGTTTTTGCCGAGATTGCCCGATCGTATTGTTAGTTTAGCTTTTCGATCGTTCTTGGCAGTATTATCGATTTATGTTTTCTGGCAAGCTTGGCAAAAATTTAGTAACGGGTAA
- the ilvD gene encoding dihydroxy-acid dehydratase, which translates to MPENLRSQAVTGGVQRAPNRAMLRAVGFGDGDFTKPIVGIANGYSTITPCNMGLNELALRAIAGAREAGAMPQMFGTITISDGISMGTEGMKYSLVSRDVIADSIETVCNGQSMDGLLAVGGCDKNMPGAMIAIARMNIPAIFVYGGTIKPGHHNGRDLTVVSAFEAVGQFSAGKIDETELNAVEQKACPGAGSCGGMYTANTMSSAFEVMGMSLPYSSTMAAEDAEKADSAAESAKVVVEAVRKQLLPSQILTRAAFENAIAVIMAIGGSTNAVLHLLAISNAIGVELSLDDFETIRAKVPVLCDLKPSGKYVATDLHKAGGIPQVMKMLLEHGLLHGDALTITGQTVAQVLADIPAEPRTDQDVIRPWNNPLYAQGHLAILRGNLATEGAVAKITGVKKPQITGPARVFESEENCLDAILAGKIKAGDVIIIRYEGPKGGPGMREMLAPTSAIIGAGLGDSVGLITDGRFSGGTYGMVVGHVAPEAQVGGTIALVKEGDSITIDANNRLLQLNISDAELEQRRALWQPPKPRYTKGVLAKYAKLVSSSSVGAVTDLGLG; encoded by the coding sequence ATGCCTGAAAATTTGAGAAGCCAAGCTGTGACTGGAGGCGTGCAGCGCGCGCCCAACCGGGCAATGCTGCGGGCAGTCGGTTTTGGTGACGGTGATTTCACCAAGCCGATTGTGGGGATTGCCAACGGGTACAGCACGATTACCCCCTGCAATATGGGATTGAATGAACTCGCACTGCGGGCTATTGCGGGTGCAAGGGAAGCTGGGGCGATGCCGCAGATGTTCGGTACGATTACTATCAGCGACGGGATCTCGATGGGAACTGAAGGGATGAAATATTCTCTGGTGTCGAGAGATGTGATTGCTGATTCGATAGAAACTGTTTGCAACGGCCAAAGTATGGACGGGTTGCTGGCTGTCGGCGGTTGCGATAAAAATATGCCGGGGGCGATGATTGCGATCGCCCGCATGAACATTCCTGCTATTTTTGTTTACGGCGGCACGATCAAACCAGGACACCACAACGGACGGGATTTAACCGTTGTCAGCGCTTTTGAAGCAGTCGGTCAATTCAGCGCGGGCAAAATTGACGAAACAGAACTCAATGCAGTGGAACAAAAAGCTTGTCCGGGTGCGGGTTCTTGCGGCGGAATGTACACAGCAAATACCATGTCCAGCGCCTTTGAAGTGATGGGCATGAGTTTGCCTTATTCTTCGACAATGGCTGCTGAGGATGCCGAAAAAGCTGACAGCGCTGCCGAATCTGCAAAAGTTGTCGTGGAAGCTGTCCGCAAACAGTTGTTACCGAGCCAAATTTTGACACGAGCGGCTTTTGAAAATGCGATCGCGGTCATCATGGCAATCGGCGGTTCCACCAACGCTGTGCTGCATTTATTGGCCATTTCCAATGCGATCGGAGTTGAACTGTCCCTCGACGATTTTGAAACTATTCGAGCAAAAGTACCGGTGCTGTGCGACCTCAAACCCAGCGGCAAATACGTAGCAACCGATTTGCACAAAGCCGGCGGCATTCCTCAAGTAATGAAAATGCTGCTAGAACACGGTTTGCTGCACGGCGACGCCCTGACAATTACCGGTCAAACTGTTGCCCAAGTGTTGGCAGATATTCCAGCCGAACCCCGCACCGACCAAGATGTCATCCGCCCTTGGAACAACCCGCTTTACGCCCAAGGACATTTAGCAATTCTCAGGGGAAATCTGGCAACAGAAGGAGCAGTTGCTAAAATTACTGGCGTTAAAAAACCGCAAATTACCGGCCCGGCGCGCGTATTTGAATCTGAAGAAAATTGTTTGGATGCAATTTTAGCCGGCAAAATTAAAGCCGGAGATGTGATTATCATCCGCTACGAAGGGCCCAAAGGCGGGCCGGGAATGCGCGAAATGTTAGCACCAACTTCGGCAATTATTGGCGCTGGTTTGGGCGATTCTGTAGGGTTAATTACTGACGGTCGCTTCTCTGGCGGAACTTACGGAATGGTGGTCGGTCACGTTGCACCCGAGGCGCAAGTTGGCGGGACAATTGCTCTGGTAAAAGAGGGCGATTCAATTACAATTGATGCTAACAATCGCTTGTTGCAGCTCAATATTTCTGATGCAGAATTGGAGCAGCGGCGCGCTCTTTGGCAGCCTCCTAAACCTCGCTATACTAAGGGCGTTTTGGCTAAATATGCGAAGTTGGTTTCTTCTAGCAGTGTTGGTGCTGTGACTGATTTGGGTTTGGGTTAA
- a CDS encoding pentapeptide repeat-containing protein, producing the protein MEADRILRQYAAGERNFREINLAGADLKGVNLSEANFTRANFQDANLKGANLTGANLREVKLAGVDLTEANLSEANLIGTDLSRANLSGANLMGANLRGSMAREVNMTKANLTEANLTEANFTEANLFAANLTDASMIRINLMKANLSWSTLKAVNLTNAILSESLLERANLTQAILSGAMVSGANLTGADLRQVTMVGANLTEANLSNANLRVANVSWSTLARANLSGANLYRAKLCWSNFSGAVLVEAVLIDANLNRTNFRDADLRRAIMPDGTTNDS; encoded by the coding sequence ATGGAGGCCGATCGAATTCTGAGGCAATATGCGGCCGGAGAAAGAAATTTTCGAGAAATTAACCTCGCGGGGGCCGACTTAAAAGGGGTAAACCTCAGCGAGGCTAACTTTACCAGAGCGAATTTCCAAGACGCAAACCTCAAAGGCGCTAACCTGACAGGAGCGAACTTGCGCGAGGTGAAATTGGCAGGGGTGGACTTGACGGAAGCCAACCTCAGCGAAGCAAATCTCATCGGTACCGATTTGAGCCGTGCCAATCTCAGCGGGGCTAACCTGATGGGAGCAAACCTGCGCGGCTCAATGGCGAGAGAAGTCAACATGACCAAGGCTAATTTGACCGAAGCTAATTTGACCGAAGCCAACTTTACCGAAGCGAATTTGTTTGCGGCTAACTTAACCGACGCTAGCATGATTCGCATTAATTTGATGAAGGCAAATTTGAGTTGGTCAACTCTCAAAGCGGTAAACCTGACAAATGCCATCCTCAGCGAGTCGCTTTTAGAAAGAGCTAATCTGACTCAGGCAATTCTTAGCGGGGCGATGGTGAGCGGGGCAAACCTGACTGGTGCAGACTTGCGCCAAGTAACTATGGTTGGAGCTAATCTCACCGAAGCTAATCTGAGCAATGCTAATTTGAGAGTTGCTAATGTGAGTTGGTCAACGCTGGCAAGAGCTAATTTGAGCGGTGCTAATTTGTACCGGGCAAAGCTGTGCTGGTCTAATTTTAGCGGCGCTGTTTTGGTGGAAGCTGTTTTGATTGATGCTAATCTCAATCGAACTAACTTCCGCGATGCAGATTTGAGGCGGGCAATTATGCCGGACGGCACAACTAATGATTCTTAA
- a CDS encoding RNA-guided endonuclease InsQ/TnpB family protein produces the protein MLNLTYEYKLIPTDTQRQTFDQWLNICRKVYNFGLRERKDWVNSRKCDINSCSIKQEYIIPDDAPRPTFAGQCKSLASAKKLIPELKLPHTHVLQQALRQLEAAFVAMWERGHSFPRFKKRMRSFVFPQLNLESVKRFDGADWVNLPKIGLVKMHLSRPIPQGFDVKQIRVIKRASGYYAMLTLQCDVAVPQASPSGHGLGIDLGLGHFLATSDGELIDRPRFFVDGQRKLKLLQRQLNRKKKGSRKFRQIHHRIALHHEYISNSRSYFHFKTAHHLCNAAQTVFASDLNLKAMSAGMVGKHTLDAGFGQFLNILSHVCFKRGAYFASVNPNGTSQTCPRCQTHTGKKELSERVHKCQTCGYETNRDVAAAQVVLQRGYTAVGQIAVNFGEGKLRE, from the coding sequence ATGTTAAATCTAACCTACGAGTACAAGCTCATTCCTACCGATACGCAACGCCAAACTTTCGACCAGTGGCTCAATATTTGCCGCAAGGTCTACAACTTTGGATTGCGAGAACGAAAAGATTGGGTTAATTCTCGTAAGTGTGATATCAACTCGTGCAGCATCAAGCAGGAATACATTATCCCGGATGATGCACCGCGTCCAACCTTTGCGGGCCAATGCAAATCATTAGCATCCGCAAAGAAGTTAATTCCTGAGTTGAAATTGCCTCACACCCATGTCTTGCAGCAGGCGTTGCGCCAACTAGAGGCAGCGTTTGTGGCGATGTGGGAACGAGGACACAGTTTTCCTAGATTCAAAAAACGGATGCGCTCATTTGTGTTCCCTCAATTGAATCTAGAATCCGTTAAACGATTTGATGGTGCCGATTGGGTCAACCTGCCCAAGATAGGGCTGGTAAAAATGCACCTGTCGCGTCCAATCCCTCAAGGGTTTGATGTCAAGCAAATTCGCGTGATTAAAAGGGCATCTGGCTACTATGCCATGCTCACTTTGCAATGTGATGTCGCCGTACCTCAAGCCTCACCTTCAGGGCATGGATTAGGGATTGATTTAGGGTTAGGACATTTTTTGGCAACTTCTGATGGTGAATTGATTGATAGACCTCGATTTTTTGTGGATGGACAACGCAAGCTGAAATTGCTGCAACGTCAACTCAATCGCAAGAAAAAAGGCTCTAGAAAGTTTCGTCAAATTCATCACCGAATAGCCTTGCACCACGAATACATCTCGAACAGTCGCTCATATTTTCATTTTAAGACCGCTCATCATTTATGCAACGCAGCCCAAACAGTATTTGCTTCTGATTTGAACCTCAAAGCAATGTCAGCCGGAATGGTTGGCAAACACACGCTTGATGCAGGGTTTGGTCAGTTCTTGAATATCTTGAGCCATGTTTGCTTTAAGCGAGGTGCGTACTTTGCGTCTGTAAACCCAAACGGAACAAGTCAAACTTGTCCCAGATGTCAAACTCATACAGGCAAAAAAGAACTATCCGAACGGGTGCATAAATGTCAAACCTGTGGCTATGAAACAAATCGAGATGTGGCAGCCGCGCAAGTGGTGTTGCAGCGCGGATATACAGCGGTTGGGCAAATCGCAGTGAATTTTGGGGAGGGCAAGCTACGTGAGTAG